Below is a genomic region from Streptomyces sp. RPA4-2.
AAGGGCGCCCACTTCATCGAGCTGTGCGACCAGCGCGGCATCCCGCTGGTGTTCCTGCAGAACATCTCGGGCTTCATGGTCGGGCGCCAGTACGAGGCGGGGGGCATCGCCAAGCACGGCGCCAAGATGGTGACGGCGGTCGCCTGCACCCGCGTGCCGAAGCTGACCGTCGTGATCGGCGGATCGTACGGCGCGGGCAACTACTCGATGTGCGGCCGGGCCTACTCGCCGCGCTTCCTGTGGATGTGGCCCGGCGCCAAGATCTCCGTGATGGGCGGCGAGCAGGCCGCCTCCGTCCTCGCGACCGTCAAGCGCGACCAGCTGGAGGCGCGCGGTGAGTCCTGGCCCGCCGAGGACGAGGACGCCTTCAAGGCCCCGATCCGCGCCCAGTACGAGCAGCAGGGCAGCGCCTACTACGCGACGGCCCGCCTCTGGGACGACGGCGTGATCGACCCGCTGGAGACCCGGCAGGTGCTGGGCCTCGCCCTGACCGCGTGCGCCAACGCGCCCCTGGGTGATCCCCAGTTCGGCGTCTTCCGGATGTGAGGGACCTCTGATCATGTTCGACACCGTTCTTGTGGCCAACCGCGGCGAGATCGCCGTCCGGGTCATCCGCACCCTGCGGTCGCTGGGCGTGCGCTCGGTCGCCGTCTTCTCCGACGCGGACGCCGACGCCCGGCACGTGCGTGAGGCGGACACGGCGGTACGGATCGGTCCGGCGCCGGCCGCCGAGAGTTATCTGTCGGTGCCCGCCCTCCTGGAGGCGGCGGCGCGGACGGGGGCCCGAGCCGTGCACCCGGGGTACGGCTTCCTCGCGGAGAACGCCTCGTTCGCGCGCGCCTGCGCCGAGGCCGGCCTCGTCTTCATCGGTCCGCCCGCCGACGCGATCGCGCTCATGGGCGACAAGATCCGCGCCAAGGAGACGGTCCGGGCGGCGGGCGTCCCCGTCGTCCCCGGCTCGTCCGGCAGCGGTCTCACCGACGCCCTGCTGGCCGAGTCGGCACGGGAGATCGGCATGCCGGTCCTCCTGAAGCCGAGCGCGGGCGGCGGCGGCAAGGGCATGCGGCTGGTGCGGGACGCCGCGGACCTGGCGGACGAGATCGCCGCCGCCCGGCGTGAGGCCCGCGCCTCCTTCGGCGACGACACCCTCCTCGTCGAGCGCTGGGTCGACCGCCCCCGCCACATCGAGATCCAGGTCCTGGCGGACGGGCACGGCAACGTCGTGCACCTGGGCGAGCGCGAGTGCTCCCTGCAGCGCCGCCACCAGAAGATCATCGAGGAGGCGCCCAGCGTGTTCCTCGACGCCGCGACCCGGGCCTCCATGGGCGAGGCGGCGGTCCACGCGGCCCGCTCCTGCGGGTACGAGGGCGCGGGCACCGTGGAGTTCATCGTCCCCGGCTCCGACCCGTCCTCGTACTACTTCATGGAGATGAACACCCGCCTCCAGGTGGAACACCCGGTCACCGAACTGGTCACGGGACTCGACCTGGTGGAGTGGCAGCTCCGGGTGGCCGCGGGCGAGCGGCTGCCCTACGAGCAGAAGGACATCACGCTCACCGGACACGCCGTCGAGGCGCGCGTCTGCGCGGAGGACCCCTCCCGCGGCTTCCTCCCGTCCGGCGGCACGGTGCTCTCCCTGCGCGAGCCGCAGGGCGACGGGGTGCGCACCGACTCGGGGCTGAGCGAGGGCACGGAGGTCGGCAGCCTGTACGACCCGATGCTGTCCAAGGTCATCGCGTACGGCCCGGACCGCGCGACCGCGCTGCGCAAGCTGCGCGCCGCCCTCGCGGAGACGGTCACGCTCGGCGTCCAGACCAACGCGGGTTTCCTGCGCCGGCTGCTGGCCCATCCGGCGGTCGTCGCGGGCGAGTTGGACACCGGCCTGGTGGAGCGGGAGGCCGACGGACTGGTCTCCGGTGACGTACCGGAGGAGGTGTACGAGGCGGCCGCGGCCGTACGGCTCGACGCGCTGGAGCCCCGGGGCGAGGGCTGGAGCGATCCCTTCTCGGTGCCGAACGGCTGGCGGCTGGGCGGCACGCCCGCGCCCGTGGGCTTCGACCTGCGGGTGCACGACCCCGTGGTCCACGTCCCGCGCGGCGCCCACACGGTCACCGCCGGCCGGGTCTCCGTGACCCTCGACGGCGTACGCCACACCTTCCACCGCGCCGGCGACTGGCTCGGCCGCGACGGCGACGCCTGGCACGTGCGCGATCACGACCCGGTGGCCGCATCCCTGACCGGCGCGGCGCACGCCGGCGCCGACTCACTGACCGCGCCCATGCCCGGCACGGTGACCGTCGTCAAGGTCGCGGTCGGGGACGAGGTGACCGCGGGACAGAGTCTGCTGGTGGTCGAGGCGATGAAGATGGAGCACGTCATCTCCGCCCCGCACGCGGGGACCGTCAGCGAACTGGACGTCACCCCGGGCACCACGGTCGCCATGGACCAGATCCTGGCCGTGATCACCCCGTACGAGGAGACGACATGAGCACCCCGGAACTCGGCCTCCCGATGGTCGTACCGGCCCAGGACCTGCCCGCGCGGGTGCGGATCCACGAGGTCGGCGCGCGCGACGGACTGCAGAACGAGAAGGCGACCGTACCGACCGAGGTCAAGGCCGAGTTCATCCGGCGCCTCGCCGACGCGGGCCTGACCACCATCGAGGCCACCAGCTTCGTCCACCCCAAGTGGGTGCCCCAACTGGCGGACTCGGAGCAGCTGTTCCCGCTGGTGAGCGACCTCGGCGGGACCGGCGGCGCGCCTGGGGTCCGTCTCCCGGTCCTCGTACCGAACGAACGCGGTCTGGACCGGGCCCTGGCCCTCGGCGCCCGCCATGTCGCCGTCTTCGCCAGTGCGACGGAGTCCTTCGCGAAGGCCAACCTCAACCGCACCGTGGACGAGTCGCTGGCCATGTTCGAGCCGGTGGTGTCCCGGGCCAAGGCGGAGAGGGCGCACGTCCGCGGCTATGTCTCGATGTGCTTCGGCGACCCCTGGGAGGGCGCCGTCCCCATCCACCAGGTCGTGCGTGTGTGCAGGGCCCTGCTGGACATGGGCTGCGACGAGCTGAGCCTGGGCGACACGATCGGCGTGGCGACGCCGGGCCACGTCCAGAACCTGCTGGCGGAGCTCAACGAGGAAGGTGTGCCGACCAGCGTGCTCGGTGTGCACTTCCACGACACGTACGGCCAGGCGCTCGCCAACACCCTGGCGAGCCTGCAGCACGGGGTGACGACCGTCGACGCGTCCGCGGGCGGCCTCGGCGGCTGTCCGTACGCGAAGTCCGCGACCGGCAACCTCGCCACCGAAGACCTCGTATGGATGCTCCAGGGCCTCGGTGTCGACACCGGGGTCGACCTCGGCCGCCTCACCGCCACCAGCGTGTGGATGGCCGGACAACTGGGCCGACCCAGCCCGTCCCGCACCGTCAAAGCCCTCTCCCACCAGGAGTGAACCCCATGTCCCTGGACCACCGCCTCTCTCCCGAACTCGAGGAACTGCGCCGCACGGTCGAGGAGTTCGCGCACGACGTCGTGGCTCCGAAGATCGGCGACTTCTACGAGCGGCACGAGTTCCCGTACGAGATCGTGCGGGAGATGGGCCGCATGGGCCTGTTCGGCCTGCCCTTCCCCGAGGAGTACGGCGGCATGGGCGGCGACTACCTCGCCCTCGGCATCGCCCTGGAGGAACTCGCGCGCGTGGACTCCTCGGTGGCCATCACCCTGGAGGCCGGCGTCTCGCTCGGCGCGATGCCGATCCACCTCTTCGGCACCGACGCGCAGAAGGCCGAATGGCTCCCCCGCCTGTGCTCGGGAGAGATCCTGGGCGCCTTCGGCCTGACCGAGCCGGACGGCGGCTCGGACGCGGGCGCGACCCGCACGACGGCCCGGCTCGACCCGGACACGGACGAGTGGGTGATCAACGGCAGCAAGTGCTTCATCACCAACTCGGGCACGGACATCACGGGCCTGGTGACGGTCACCGCGGTCACGGGCCGCAAGCCCGACGGCAAGCCGCTGATCTCCGCGATCATCGTCCCCTCCGGCACCCCCGGCTTCACGGTCGCCGCGCCCTACTCGAAGGTCGGCTGGAACGCCTCGGACACCCGTGAGCTGTCCTTCGCCGATGTCCGCGTCCCGGCCGCCAACCTGCTGGGCGAGGAGGGCCGCGGGTACGCGCAGTTCCTGCGCATCCTGGACGAGGGCCGCGTCGCCATCTCGGCCCTGGCGACGGGACTGGCCCAGGGCTGCGTGGACGAGTCCGTGAAGTACGCCAAGGAGCGGCACGCGTTCGGCCGGAACATCGGCGCGTACCAGGCCATCCAGTTCAAGATCGCGGACATGGAGACGAAGGCCCACATGGCCCGCGTCGGCTGGCGCGACGCCGCCTCCCGGCTGGTCGCGGGTGAGCCCTTCAAGAAGGAGGCGGCGATCGCCAAGCTCTACTCCTCCACGATCGCCGTGGACAACGCCCGCGACGCCACCCAGATCCACGGCGGCTACGGCTTCATGAACGAGTACCCGGTGGCCCGCATGTGGCGCGACTCCAAGATCCTGGAGATCGGCGAGGGCACGAGCGAGGTGCAGCGGATGCTGATCGCGCGGGAGTTGGGGCTCACGGGCTGAGCGCCCGCCCGTACCGAGGTCCCGTGAACAGCCTCCCGACCAGGACGCGTCCGCGCCGGTCGGGGGGCTGTCCGGCGCCACCGGAAGCCGTCCTCGCGACCCCACCCGACGCGCGTGCTTCCCGGGCCGCCGTACAGACCTGACCGGCAGCACCG
It encodes:
- a CDS encoding acetyl-CoA carboxylase biotin carboxylase subunit, whose translation is MFDTVLVANRGEIAVRVIRTLRSLGVRSVAVFSDADADARHVREADTAVRIGPAPAAESYLSVPALLEAAARTGARAVHPGYGFLAENASFARACAEAGLVFIGPPADAIALMGDKIRAKETVRAAGVPVVPGSSGSGLTDALLAESAREIGMPVLLKPSAGGGGKGMRLVRDAADLADEIAAARREARASFGDDTLLVERWVDRPRHIEIQVLADGHGNVVHLGERECSLQRRHQKIIEEAPSVFLDAATRASMGEAAVHAARSCGYEGAGTVEFIVPGSDPSSYYFMEMNTRLQVEHPVTELVTGLDLVEWQLRVAAGERLPYEQKDITLTGHAVEARVCAEDPSRGFLPSGGTVLSLREPQGDGVRTDSGLSEGTEVGSLYDPMLSKVIAYGPDRATALRKLRAALAETVTLGVQTNAGFLRRLLAHPAVVAGELDTGLVEREADGLVSGDVPEEVYEAAAAVRLDALEPRGEGWSDPFSVPNGWRLGGTPAPVGFDLRVHDPVVHVPRGAHTVTAGRVSVTLDGVRHTFHRAGDWLGRDGDAWHVRDHDPVAASLTGAAHAGADSLTAPMPGTVTVVKVAVGDEVTAGQSLLVVEAMKMEHVISAPHAGTVSELDVTPGTTVAMDQILAVITPYEETT
- a CDS encoding hydroxymethylglutaryl-CoA lyase, with the translated sequence MSTPELGLPMVVPAQDLPARVRIHEVGARDGLQNEKATVPTEVKAEFIRRLADAGLTTIEATSFVHPKWVPQLADSEQLFPLVSDLGGTGGAPGVRLPVLVPNERGLDRALALGARHVAVFASATESFAKANLNRTVDESLAMFEPVVSRAKAERAHVRGYVSMCFGDPWEGAVPIHQVVRVCRALLDMGCDELSLGDTIGVATPGHVQNLLAELNEEGVPTSVLGVHFHDTYGQALANTLASLQHGVTTVDASAGGLGGCPYAKSATGNLATEDLVWMLQGLGVDTGVDLGRLTATSVWMAGQLGRPSPSRTVKALSHQE
- a CDS encoding acyl-CoA dehydrogenase family protein, with translation MDHRLSPELEELRRTVEEFAHDVVAPKIGDFYERHEFPYEIVREMGRMGLFGLPFPEEYGGMGGDYLALGIALEELARVDSSVAITLEAGVSLGAMPIHLFGTDAQKAEWLPRLCSGEILGAFGLTEPDGGSDAGATRTTARLDPDTDEWVINGSKCFITNSGTDITGLVTVTAVTGRKPDGKPLISAIIVPSGTPGFTVAAPYSKVGWNASDTRELSFADVRVPAANLLGEEGRGYAQFLRILDEGRVAISALATGLAQGCVDESVKYAKERHAFGRNIGAYQAIQFKIADMETKAHMARVGWRDAASRLVAGEPFKKEAAIAKLYSSTIAVDNARDATQIHGGYGFMNEYPVARMWRDSKILEIGEGTSEVQRMLIARELGLTG